The genomic interval AAAGACTAAATTGCAGCCCTGAGATGTAGAGTGCTAGCATAACGCCGATAATGCTAAGAGGAAGTGCAACCATTATGATAATGGGCTGAATAAGTGATTCATACAAAATCGCCAAGATAATAAACATCAAGATAACACTCAAAGCTATTGCTGCCGCAAAAGCATCTGCCGTCTTTACCATCTCTTCGGCAAATCCCGTAAATCTGTATGTCACGCCTTTTGGCAGCAGTTTTTCAATCTCCTCTTCGGTATAGGAGACCGCACCGCCAAGATCAAGTCCGAAAAGGTCTGCAAAAATTGTCACTTCTCTTTCTCTGTCAAAGTGGTTTATCGTAGCAAGCGTTTGGCTCTTTGTAAAAGTTACCAAGCCGTCAAGATAGACGAGCCTCCCCTCTTTTGTTCTGACTTGAAGTTTTTTAACATCCGCCAAAGAGACTCTCTCTTCATCGCCAAATCTCAACGTAATGTTGTACTGTTTACCATCCTCTTCAAAATAGGATATTTCCAGATCGCTTGAGAAGGCTATAGATATTGCCTCTGCTATATCCGATGCTGAAACTCCCAAACTAGATGCATTTTCTCTTAAAATATTTATATCAATTTGTGGTTTTGGCTCATCCAAATCTGTGTCAATATCGACAAACCCCTCTTTTTTTGAGAGATACTCAACCAAATTTTTCTTAGCCCTCTGCAGATCTTCAAAGGAGTCGGACTTTAATACTATCTGATAAGGAACCGATACTCCTGCACCTTTAATGTCGGGAATCGCCGAGGCGGTTATGAACATATCTTTTTTAAAGACCTCAAGCTTCTGCCTAAAATCTTGAATGATCTCCTCTTGGCTTTGCTCTCGTTTATCTTTTGGAGTAAGTTTTACATAGATAAGCGCTTTATGCTTCTCCTGGTTTGTGTTGTAGCCTACATTTAAGGTCGTATATTCTACATGAGGATTGGCTCGCACCAACCCCTCAACCTTTTTGGACTTTTTCACCATCTCTTCAAGCGAGATCCCTGCATCTGCTTTTATCTTTATCTCAAACTCCGACTTATCCTCTTTTGGTATAAAATCCATACCGATCTTTGGAAATAGCGATAGCGAGCCGAAAAAGAGTATAAGTGCAAAAATCAGAGTAATAGTTTTAAACCTTAGAACCACTTTGAGCATCGCTTCATAGATGCGCTCAAGATATCTGAAAATAGGCTCCGTTAAATTATAGAACCTGCTCTCGCCTCCCTTTAAAACCCTAGCACTCAAACTCGGGATAAAACTAAGAGCAATAGTGTAGGAGATGATGATGGCAAACCCGACGGTCATGGCAAAGCTCTCAAAGAACTTGCCGACTATTCCGCTCATAAGCGAAACAGGAATAAAAACCGCCAAAAGCATTGCAGAGATAGCCAAAATGGTAAAAGCCATCTCTTTTGTACCCTCGTAAGCAGCCTCAAACTTGCTCATGCCCGCTTCCATCTTTTTGTAGATGTTCTCAATAACCACGATCGCATCATCTATGATAATACCGATGGCAAGAGTAAGCCCGATAAGAGTCATTTTGTTGAGATCAAATCCCATGTAGTTCATAAGCGCAAAGGTGCCTAAAATAGATGAGGGTATGGAGAGAGCAGAGACAAAGGTGATGGTAAAATTTCTTAAAAAGATAAAAACGATGATCGCGGCTAAGATCGCACCGTAGATAAGGTCAAACTCGACATCTTTTAAAGAGTTGATGATAAATGGCGAGGTATCGTTTAAAACCTTGACTTCAAACCTCTCTCCTGCCATGGCTTCAAGCTGCGGAACAACCTTTTTTACGCGCTCTACAATGCCAAGAGTATTTGTGCCTGAGATCTTTTGAACCTCAAGCATAACACCCTCTACACCGTTGTATGAAGCGTAACTTTTGGCGTCACTTAGAGAGTCTTTGACCTCGGCGATATCTCTTAATCTTATATTATCTTTTATCTTTATGTTCTTTAGCTCTTCAATGCTTAGCGCATCCGCTTTTGTTTTAAGTGTAAGCTCCTGCTCTTTTGTTATAAGCTTTGCGCCGCCTATCTTTACGTTCTCTCTGGCTACCGCCGAGTTTAGCTCTGAGATGGTGATAGCGTATTTGTTCAACTTATTTGTATTTGGAAATATCTTTATCTCTCTATCTTTATATCCGACGATATTTATTGCACCAACGCCGTTTATCTTCTGAATAGATGGCTTTACCTTCTCATCTGAAAAGAGCATAAGATTTTGAAGAGTATCGCCCTTTGCGGTTAAAAAGATGTTGATAATGGGCGCTGAGCCTATATCAAGCTTGCTTACAAGCGGAGTCTGGGCATCATTTGGGAGTTTCACGGCTGAGACTTTGTCTCTTACGTCATTTGTCGCTTCGTCAATATCACGCTCTAAAAAAAACTTTACCGTGACTACGCTCACACCGTCACTGCTGCTTGAAATTATGCTATCAATTCCGCCGATCCTTGATATGGCATCCTCTATCTCATCCGTCACCTGAGACTCGATCGTGCCCGCTTCCGCTCCCGGATAGTTTGTC from Sulfurimonas crateris carries:
- a CDS encoding efflux RND transporter permease subunit, coding for MYKLAIKRPIATLMYVVTLAIFGFMSYKYMPSALFPNVDFPIVTIQTNYPGAEAGTIESQVTDEIEDAISRIGGIDSIISSSSDGVSVVTVKFFLERDIDEATNDVRDKVSAVKLPNDAQTPLVSKLDIGSAPIINIFLTAKGDTLQNLMLFSDEKVKPSIQKINGVGAINIVGYKDREIKIFPNTNKLNKYAITISELNSAVARENVKIGGAKLITKEQELTLKTKADALSIEELKNIKIKDNIRLRDIAEVKDSLSDAKSYASYNGVEGVMLEVQKISGTNTLGIVERVKKVVPQLEAMAGERFEVKVLNDTSPFIINSLKDVEFDLIYGAILAAIIVFIFLRNFTITFVSALSIPSSILGTFALMNYMGFDLNKMTLIGLTLAIGIIIDDAIVVIENIYKKMEAGMSKFEAAYEGTKEMAFTILAISAMLLAVFIPVSLMSGIVGKFFESFAMTVGFAIIISYTIALSFIPSLSARVLKGGESRFYNLTEPIFRYLERIYEAMLKVVLRFKTITLIFALILFFGSLSLFPKIGMDFIPKEDKSEFEIKIKADAGISLEEMVKKSKKVEGLVRANPHVEYTTLNVGYNTNQEKHKALIYVKLTPKDKREQSQEEIIQDFRQKLEVFKKDMFITASAIPDIKGAGVSVPYQIVLKSDSFEDLQRAKKNLVEYLSKKEGFVDIDTDLDEPKPQIDINILRENASSLGVSASDIAEAISIAFSSDLEISYFEEDGKQYNITLRFGDEERVSLADVKKLQVRTKEGRLVYLDGLVTFTKSQTLATINHFDREREVTIFADLFGLDLGGAVSYTEEEIEKLLPKGVTYRFTGFAEEMVKTADAFAAAIALSVILMFIILAILYESLIQPIIIMVALPLSIIGVMLALYISGLQFSLFVMIGFMLLMGMVGKNAVLLVDFANHAMQNGKNADEALIEAGEKRLRPILMTTIAMVFAMLPLALGEGLGSETKAPMAISIIGGLLSSMVLTLLVVPVIYRFIAPLDLWLKKFYESKNIEI